One region of Chanodichthys erythropterus isolate Z2021 chromosome 24, ASM2448905v1, whole genome shotgun sequence genomic DNA includes:
- the prnprs3 gene encoding prion protein, related sequence 3: protein MGRLTVLFLCLALMVSVLAKRGGGGGGRGGGGFGWGKSGGSSNKGGSSTGSKGGSSTGSKGGSSSSKGTSHGTHSAPGNYPRQPQVPNQNPPPYPGTGGGYPNQGRYPPAGSNPGQGYPNQGRYPAQGGNPAQPGYPAQGGYPAQGGYPAQGGYPAQGGYPAQGGYPQGNYPGRSGYPGQAGYPAQGGYPGGGSYPNRYPGQAGGNPYPAGGSYPGYPVRGGSSPNQFGGGVAGAGAGGYPGAAQYPYWNPNNKIMSPGYGGNYGGYGQGGRSPFAQSVQSMGMAPSTNSRGFGKQAIMAAGVGAVAGMALGYGLGSFPRPRFNFHNPQEEYYYNNYMYKRYGQTPPDSNVNGNTNVNGNTNSQGGKPGDAGSTSGGKGNVNPYDIFQNPPPQSYDNFMDKCMKRTDLFREKPEGRSRRSTDLFEVQAAEVGDNPSSAPENTTSNNSTADKASTDASSFITSNPPETPQKQTQEREAEANDEDDDTVSVMEIGYPALIEQMKARRCVELYMAYAEHHAEKQVQERSMDAKNNSSSGDLPRPLGHGGMLLFTSILSLILSSLLH from the coding sequence ATGGGTCGCCTAACAGTACTGTTTCTCTGCCTGGCACTTATGGTGTCAGTTTTGGCCAAGCGAGGTGGGGGTGGGGGCGGTAGAGGCGGGGGCGGATTTGGCTGGGGCAAATCTGGTGGAAGCTCAAACAAAGGTGGAAGCAGCACAGGAAGCAAAGGTGGCAGCAGCACAGGAAGCAAAggtggcagcagcagcagtaaagGCACATCACATGGGACACACTCGGCCCCTGGAAACTATCCTCGCCAACCTCAAGTTCCAAACCAGAATCCACCCCCCTATCCCGGAACTGGAGGTGGGTACCCTAACCAGGGCAGATATCCACCAGCAGGCTCTAACCCAGGTCAAGGATACCCTAACCAAGGTAGATACCCAGCCCAAGGTGGAAATCCTGCCCAACCTGGCTACCCAGCGCAAGGTGGCTACCCAGCGCAAGGTGGCTACCCAGCGCAAGGTGGTTATCCAGCGCAAGGTGGTTATCCAGCGCAAGGTGGTTATCCACAAGGCAACTACCCAGGGCGTAGTGGTTACCCAGGACAGGCTGGTTACCCAGCACAAGGTGGCTACCCAGGGGGAGGATCATATCCCAACAGGTATCCTGGACAAGCCGGAGGAAACCCCTATCCAGCTGGAGGCTCTTATCCAGGTTATCCAGTCCGAGGTGGTTCCAGCCCTAACCAGTTTGGTGGAGGTGTTGCAGGTGCAGGAGCAGGAGGATATCCAGGAGCGGCACAGTATCCTTACTGGAACCCCAACAACAAAATCATGAGCCCAGGCTATGGGGGCAATTACGGTGGCTATGGGCAAGGTGGCAGATCACCTTTTGCCCAGTCAGTGCAGAGCATGGGTATGGCCCCTTCTACCAATTCAAGAGGATTTGGCAAGCAGGCAATTATGGCTGCCGGAGTAGGGGCAGTGGCCGGTATGGCTCTGGGATATGGCCTCGGAAGTTTCCCTCGTCCGCGTTTCAATTTCCACAATCCACAGGAGGAATACTACTACAATAACTACATGTACAAACGTTATGGCCAAACTCCCCCCGACAGTAATGTGAATGGGAACACGAACGTGAATGGGAACACAAACTCCCAAGGCGGCAAGCCAGGTGATGCAGGATCGACCTCTGGGGGAAAAGGAAATGTTAACCCTTATGACATCTTCCAGAATCCTCCACCGCAGTCCTATGATAACTTCATGGACAAGTGTATGAAGAGGACTGACTTGTTTCGAGAGAAACCGGAAGGAAGATCAAGGAGATCCACTGACCTCTTTGAGGTTCAAGCAGCAGAAGTGGGAGATAATCCTAGCAGTGCTCCAGAAAACACCACAAGCAACAACAGCACTGCTGACAAAGCCAGTACAGATGCCTCTTCATTTATAACATCAAACCCACCCGAAACACCTCAAAAGCAGACCCAGGAAAGAGAAGCAGAAGCCAATGATGAGGATGATGACACTGTTAGCGTTATGGAGATCGGCTATCCTGCACTTATTGAGCAAATGAAAGCACGACGTTGTGTTGAGCTGTACATGGCCTATGCGGAACATCATGCAGAAAAACAGGTGCAGGAACGCAGTATGGATGCTAAAAACAACAGCAGTAGTGGTGATTTACCTAGACCCCTTGGCCATGGAGGCATGCTACTCTTTACTAGCATTCTGTCTCTTATTTTAAGTTCCCTGTTACACTGA
- the LOC137015587 gene encoding melanocortin receptor 4-like: MCSVGVLPGTRLGNTSQIRVCILRRSQTSKAMPSKSVKILSLMNISQSSAGLGTVLPLTSFENVLLFLFNVILATAIIFLNVSVFLSIVMNRSLRSENRFMYMLSTCLSDICSGVSYYYVGVLDVRDYFGSPTGTFYIVPTFLGLSYMAILAAQADRYHAVSAPFKYSQRMTRNRTLLVILAYWLYAFSIVAVNNLVTTGIAWQVMGLGTFVSNLFTVIIMIGLNVRLFFIAKFQLEREPPSAERDNKRASIYLIIIVAVCFLIAWLPIFLHVIACNFAGFPCYTSRNEGSDPLRILPRVNAVLTPLLYIRGCSALRSTLLSKVWRTQCCKRKSVNPLSVVKKNEAVNFKM, encoded by the exons atGTGTAGTGTTGGTGTGCTTCCAGGAACAAGGTTGGGAAACACTAGCCAAATTAGAGTCTGCATCCTTCGAAGGTCACAGACTTCAAAGGCCATGCCTTCAAAGAGTGTGAAG ATACTCTCACTCATGAATATTTCTCAGAGTAGTGCGGGTCTTGGCACCGTGCTGCCTCTTACTAGTTTCGAGAACGTTCTTTTGTTTCTCTTCAATGTAATCCTCGCCACCGCCATCATTTTCCTCAACGTGTCCGTGTTTCTGTCCATCGTGATGAACAGATCCCTGCGCAGCGAGAACCGCTTCATGTACATGCTCAGCACGTGTCTCAGTGACATCTGCTCGGGCGTCTCGTATTATTATGTTGGAGTTCTGGATGTACGCGATTATTTTGGATCACCGACAGGCACTTTCTATATCGTTCCCACTTTTCTGGGTCTGTCCTATATGGCGATTCTGGCCGCGCAGGCGGACCGTTACCACGCGGTCTCAGCGCCTTTCAAATACTCGCAGCGCATGACCCGAAACAGAACCCTGCTGGTGATTCTGGCCTACTGGCTTTATGCTTTTTCGATTGTGGCTGTTAATAACTTGGTGACTACGGGGATCGCTTGGCAAGTGATGGGCCTGGGTACTTTTGTGTCGAACCTTTTCACCGTCATTATCATGATTGGTTTGAACGTCAGGCTGTTTTTCATTGCCAAATTTCAGCTAGAGCGCGAACCGCCAAGCGCGGAACGGGACAACAAGCGCGCGTCCATTTACCTCATCATAATAGTGGCTGTATGTTTTTTGATCGCATGGTTGCCCATTTTTCTTCATGTTATTGCGTGTAATTTCGCGGGGTTCCCCTGCTATACGTCCAGAAATGAGGGTTCAGACCCGCTCCGCATTCTGCCACGGGTAAATGCAGTTCTGACTCCCTTATTGTATATCAGGGGCTGTTCTGCACTAAGGAGCACCCTACTAAGTAAAGTCTGGCGAACACAATGCTGCAAGAGGAAAAG tgtgaacCCTCTGTCAGTGGTGAAGAAGAATGAAGCGGTCAACTTCAAGATGTAA
- the LOC137015589 gene encoding melanocortin receptor 4-like → MGSRITPPATVRERMDRLENLLTLKQQGNEVGGFAQLFWTLAVGLGYNDAALMDLLNDCLDNSLPLWEMDGLGDLDFWGFVLYLQRRSRGPAPSQLGHAPASESVPEVTEEVGTEPPLHPGKRRRRRRKRASFILQGPEASPASESAPILSLMNISQSSAGLGTVLPLTSFENVLLFLFNVILATAIIFLNVSVFLSIVMNRSLRSENRFMYMLSTCLSDICSGVSYYYVGVLDVRDYYDSPTRTFYIAPTFLGLSYMAILAAQADRYHAVSAPFKYSQRMTRNTTLLVILAYWLYAFLIVAVNNLVTMGVAKKVTGFGTFVANIFTVIIMIGLNVRLFFIAKFQLEREPPSAERDNKRASIYLIIIVAVCFLIAWLPIFLHVIACNFAGSTCYTFRNEGSDPLRILPRVNAVLTPLLYIRGCSALRSTLLSKVWRTQCCKRKSVNPLSVVKKNEAVIFKM, encoded by the exons ATGGGGAGTCGAATCACTCCTCCGGCTACTGTGAGGGAGAGGATGGATCGGCTTgagaatttactcaccctgaaaCAACAGGGCAATGAGGTGGGTGGTTTTGCCCAATTGTTTTGGACCCTGGCGGTAGGGCTGGGATATAATGATGCGGCCTTAATGGACCTTTTGAATGATTGCCTGGATAACTCGCTACCTCTGTGGGAGATGGATGGACTGGGAGACCTGGACTTTTGGGGGTTCGTCCTCTACCTCCAACGTCGGAGTAGGGGGCCTGCACCGAGTCAACTAGGGcacgctccagccagtgaatccgTCCCTGAAGTCAcagaggaggtgggcactgagCCTCCGCTTCACCCAGgtaaaaggaggaggaggagaaggaagagGGCTTCCTTCATCCttcaaggcccggaggcctctccagccagtgagtccgctcca ATACTCTCACTCATGAATATTTCTCAGAGTAGTGCGGGACTTGGCACCGTGCTGCCTCTAACTAGTTTCGAGAACGTTCTTTTGTTTCTCTTCAATGTAATCCTCGCCACCGCCATAATTTTCCTCAACGTGTCCGTGTTTCTGTCCATCGTGATGAACAGATCCCTGCGCAGCGAGAACCGCTTCATGTACATGCTCAGCACGTGTCTCAGTGACATCTGCTCGGGCGTCTCGTATTATTATGTTGGAGTTCTGGATGTACGCGATTATTATGACTCTCCGACTCGCACTTTTTACATCGCGCCCACTTTTCTGGGTCTGTCCTATATGGCGATTCTGGCCGCGCAGGCGGACCGTTACCACGCGGTCTCAGCGCCTTTCAAATACTCGCAGCGCATGACCCGAAACACAACCCTGCTGGTGATTCTGGCCTACTGGCTTTATGCTTTTTTGATTGTGGCTGTTAATAATTTGGTGACTATGGGGGTCGCAAAGAAAGTGACAGGCTTTGGTACTTTTGTGGCGAACATTTTCACCGTCATTATCATGATTGGTTTGAACGTCAGGCTGTTTTTCATTGCCAAATTTCAGCTAGAGCGCGAACCGCCAAGCGCGGAACGGGACAACAAGCGCGCGTCCATTTACCTCATCATAATAGTGGCTGTATGTTTTTTGATCGCATGGTTGCCTATTTTTCTTCATGTTATTGCGTGTAATTTCGCGGGGTCCACATGCTATACATTCAGAAATGAGGGTTCAGACCCGCTCCGCATTCTGCCACGGGTAAATGCAGTTCTGACTCCCTTATTGTATATCAGGGGCTGTTCTGCACTAAGGAGCACCCTACTAAGTAAAGTCTGGCGAACACAATGCTGCAAGAGGAAAAG tgtgAACCCTCTGTCAGTGGTGAAGAAGAATGAAGCGGTCATCTTCAAGATGTGA
- the LOC137015590 gene encoding melanocortin receptor 4-like gives MNISQSSAGLGTVLPLTSFENVLLFLFNVIHATAIIFLNVSVFLSIVMNRSLRSENRFMYMLSTCLSDICSGVSYYYVGVLDVRDYYDSPTRTFYIVPTFLGLSYMAILAAQADRYHAVSAPFKYSQRMTRNRTLLVILAYWLYAFLMVAVNNLVTVGIAEKVTGFGTFVANIFTVIIMIGLNLKLFFIARFQIDREPPSAERDNKRASIYLIIIVAMCFLIAWLPLFLHSTVCTFRGTSCYLFKNNGTDPVRILARLNAITTPLLYIRGCTALRSTILIKVWRTPCCRMKG, from the coding sequence ATGAATATTTCTCAGAGTAGTGCGGGTCTTGGCACCGTGCTGCCTCTTACTAGTTTCGAGAACGTTCTTTTGTTTCTCTTCAATGTAATTCACGCCACCGCCATCATTTTCCTCAACGTGTCCGTGTTTCTGTCCATCGTGATGAACAGATCCCTGCGCAGCGAGAACCGCTTCATGTACATGCTCAGCACGTGTCTCAGTGACATCTGCTCGGGCGTCTCGTATTATTATGTTGGAGTTCTGGATGTACGCGATTATTATGACTCTCCAACTCGCACTTTTTATATTGTTCCCACTTTTCTGGGTCTGTCCTATATGGCGATTCTGGCCGCGCAGGCGGACCGTTACCACGCGGTCTCAGCGCCTTTCAAATACTCGCAGCGCATGACCCGAAACAGAACCCTGCTGGTGATTCTGGCCTACTGGCTTTATGCTTTTTTGATGGTGGCTGTAAATAATTTGGTGACTGTGGGGATCGCTGAAAAAGTGACGGGCTTTGGTACTTTTGTGGCGAACATTTTCACCGTCATTATCATGATTGGTTTGAACTTAAAGCTGTTTTTCATCGCCAGATTTCAGATAGATCGCGAACCGCCGAGCGCGGAACGGGACAACAAGCGCGCGTCCATTTACCTCATCATAATAGTAGCCATGTGTTTTCTGATCGCGTGGTTGCCATTGTTTCTTCATTCAACTGTGTGCACTTTTAGGGGCACCTCGTGCTATCTGTTTAAAAACAACGGCACAGACCCTGTGCGCATTTTGGCACGTCTCAATGCGATCACCACACCCTTATTGTATATCAGGGGCTGCACTGCACTCAGGAGCACTATATTAATTAAAGTTTGGAGAACACCATGCTGCAGGATGAAAGGGTAA
- the LOC137015591 gene encoding melanocortin receptor 4-like, giving the protein MNISQSSAGLGTVQPLTSFENVLLFLFSIILATATIFLNVSVFLSIVMNRSLRSENRFMYMLSTCLSDICSGVSYYYVGVLDVRDYYDSPTRTFYIVPTFLGLSYMAILAAQADRYHAVSAPFKYSQRMTRNRTLLVILAYWLYAFSIVAVNNLVTMGVAKIVTGYGTFVANFFTVIIMIGLNFKLFFIARFQIDREPPSAERDNKRASIYLIIIVAMCFLIAWLPLFLHVIVCTFRGTSCYPFKNDGTDPVRILARLNAITTPLLYIRGCTALRNTLLNKVWRTQCCRMKG; this is encoded by the coding sequence ATGAATATTTCTCAGAGTAGTGCGGGTCTTGGCACCGTTCAGCCTCTAACTAGTTTCGAGAACGTGCTTTTGTTTCTCTTCAGTATAATCCTCGCTACCGCCACCATTTTCCTCAACGTGTCCGTGTTTCTGTCCATCGTGATGAACAGATCCCTGCGCAGCGAGAACCGCTTCATGTACATGCTCAGCACGTGTCTCAGTGACATCTGCTCGGGCGTCTCGTATTATTATGTTGGAGTTCTGGATGTACGCGATTATTATGACTCTCCAACTCGCACTTTTTACATCGTTCCCACTTTTCTGGGTCTGTCCTATATGGCGATTCTGGCCGCGCAGGCGGACCGTTACCACGCGGTCTCAGCGCCTTTCAAATACTCGCAGCGCATGACCCGAAACAGAACCCTTCTGGTGATTCTGGCCTACTGGCTTTATGCTTTTTCGATTGTGGCTGTTAATAATTTGGTGACTATGGGGGTCGCTAAGATAGTGACGGGCTATGGTACTTTTGTGGCGAACTTTTTCACCGTCATTATCATGATTGGTTTGAACTTCAAGCTGTTTTTCATCGCCAGATTTCAGATAGATCGCGAACCGCCGAGCGCGGAACGGGACAACAAGCGCGCGTCCATTTACCTCATCATAATAGTAGCCATGTGTTTTCTGATCGCGTGGTTGCCattgtttcttcatgtaattgTGTGTACTTTTAGGGGGACCTCGTGCTATCCGTTTAAAAATGATGGCACAGACCCTGTGCGCATTTTGGCACGTCTCAATGCGATCACCACACCCTTATTGTATATCAGGGGCTGTACTGCACTCAGGAACACCTTGCTAAATAAAGTCTGGAGAACACAATGCTGCAGGATGAAAGGGTAA
- the LOC137015592 gene encoding adenosine receptor A1-like: MNISQSSAGLGTVLPLTSFENVLLFLFNVILATAIIFLNVSVFLSIVMNRSLRSENRFMYMLSTCLSDICSGVSYYYVGVLDVRDYYDSPTRTLYIAPTFLGLSYIAILAAQADRYHAVSAPFKYSQRMTRNRTLLVILAYWLYTFWIVAVNNLVTVGVGKKVTGYCAFVANIFSVIIMIGLNFKLFFIARFQLDREPPSAERDNKRASIYLIIIVAMCFLIAWLPLFINVIVCVFWGAACYPFKNDGTDPVRILARLNAITTPLLYIRGCTALRNTLLNKVWRTQCCRMKG; encoded by the coding sequence ATGAATATTTCTCAGAGTAGTGCGGGTCTTGGCACCGTGCTGCCTCTTACTAGTTTCGAGAACGTTCTTTTGTTTCTCTTCAATGTAATCCTCGCCACCGCCATCATTTTCCTCAACGTGTCCGTGTTTCTGTCCATCGTGATGAACAGATCCCTGCGCAGCGAGAACCGCTTCATGTACATGCTCAGCACGTGTCTCAGTGACATCTGCTCGGGCGTCTCGTATTATTATGTTGGAGTTCTGGATGTACGCGATTATTATGACTCTCCGACTCGCACTCTTTACATCGCACCCACTTTTCTGGGTCTGTCCTATATAGCGATTCTGGCCGCGCAGGCGGACCGTTACCACGCGGTCTCAGCGCCGTTCAAATACTCGCAGCGCATGACCCGAAACAGAACCCTGCTGGTGATTCTGGCCTACTGGCTTTATACTTTTTGGATAGTGGCTGTTAATAATTTGGTGACTGTGGGGGTCGGTAAGAAAGTGACAGGTTATTGTGCTTTTGTGGCGAACATATTTTCCGTCATTATCATGATTGGTTTGAACTTCAAGCTGTTTTTCATCGCCAGATTTCAGCTAGATCGCGAACCGCCGAGCGCGGAACGGGACAACAAGCGCGCGTCCATTTACCTCATCATAATAGTAGCCATGTGTTTTCTGATCGCGTGGTTGCCATTGTTTATTAATGTAATTGTGTGCGTTTTTTGGGGGGCCGCGTGCTATCCGTTTAAAAATGATGGCACAGACCCTGTGCGCATTTTGGCACGTCTCAATGCGATCACCACACCCTTATTGTATATCAGGGGCTGCACTGCACTCAGGAACACCTTGCTAAATAAAGTCTGGAGAACACAATGCTGCAGGATGAAAGGGTAA
- the LOC137014652 gene encoding G-protein coupled receptor 15-like, with the protein MLTFNLTVPLSVDFSRPEDYLIFIFHILFATGSAFLAGSVVIGIMSTRALRSQNRFIFMLNTSISDTLTGCSVFYLGLFDVQEGYPSRNGTYYILPSFLGVNVLTFVFAQFDRYLAVCHPFFYKRHIARGVVIGVCALCWIYTYSILTVQSVVPVALAAQMNAFGVIVLQVIVAIKVLMTIKLYMIARHQLSREPPSSDKESKKESLRIIIFVVICFLILWAPSFVNISVKYVTKNGVRFKNEATNLFAIMTRFNALSTPALYIWGSPALRAAVWNSVWSKIFKRRTTRVDSGHVKPKNGGERILSITQSSRES; encoded by the exons ATGCTCACCTTTAACCTAACCGTTCCACTCTCGGTTGACTTCTCGCGTCCTGAagattatttaatatttatttttcatatccTGTTCGCCACAGGGTCGGCTTTCCTGGCAGGGTCAGTGGTCATCGGCATCATGAGCACCAGAGCCCTGCGCTCCCAGAACCGCTTCATCTTTATGTTAAACACCAGCATCAGTGACACGTTAACCGGCTGCTCTGTCTTCTACCTCGGCCTGTTTGACGTCCAGGAGGGTTACCCGTCCCGAAACGGCACTTATTACATTTTACCATCATTTCTAGGGGTGAACGTGTTGACATTTGTGTTTGCGCAGTTTGACAGATACCTGGCTGTGTGTCACCCCTTCTTCTACAAGCGGCACATCGCACGCGGGGTCGTGATTGGCGTTTGCGCGCTCTGTTGGATTTATACATATTCAATTCTTACTGTTCAAAGTGTCGTGCCAGTTGCACTCGCCGCGCAAATGAACGCGTTTGGGGTCATAGTCCTACAGGTGATCGTGGCCATCAAAGTGTTAATGACCATCAAATTGTACATGATCGCGAGGCATCAGCTCAGCCGAGAGCCGCCCAGCAGCGACAAGGAGAGCAAGAAAGAATCGCTGCGCATCATCATTTTTGTGGTCATTTGTTTTCTCATCTTGTGGGCTCCGTCTTTTGTGAACATCTCTGTAAAATATGTGACTAAGAACGGGGTGAGGTTCAAAAATGAAGCCACGAATCTTTTCGCGATCATGACGCGATTTAACGCGCTCAGCACGCCTGCGCTGTACATTTGGGGTAGTCCGGCTTTGCGCGCGGCTGTCTGGAACTCGGTGTGGAGTAAAATATTCAAGAGAAGAACTACAAG GGTGGACTCTGGCCATGTGAAACCCAAGAATGGAGGAGAGAGAATTCTCAGCATCACACAGAGTTCCAGAGAATCATAA